The genome window GACGTACGCCTCGCGGTATCGGCGTCGGCCGGTGTCCGTGTGAACCCATCCGTAGAGATCCCAGGTGAGTCGCCGTTGCCAGTCCAACAAAACGAACGGTTCGCCGGCCGCGAGGCCGGTCGGGATCCCGCAAAACGTCTCAATAAACGAGCATGGGAGCGCCGCCGCCTCCCGGTCGAAGTAGTAGCCCTGCCTGAGGGCCGCCTCGTCGGATTTGGTGCGAACCGGGTCGTAGGTGGCGAGGTCCAGGGCCACGGAATCAGCCCCTCTTGTTGGCCTTGAGCCAGGCGTCGAACGCGTCCTCCGCCGGCGCTGCCATCGCGCCGACCCGGGCGCGGGCCGTGGGCGTCAAGCCGAGCGCGTCGGCGAACTTGGCCAGGTCGCGAGTCGCACAGGTCAGGACCGTGACCAGGGGATTGGTTCGGGGGTTGCCCTTGCCGTCGACGGTCGTCATTTGCCAGGGAGCCTCGGCCTCCGCGGCCTGGGCCTTGGCCAACGCCTTGCCGCTGAGCTTGCGGCCCAGCTTGTCGACTTTCGGGGCGGGGGGCGGCGCCAGGGCCCGCCTCGTGTGATAGACCAGTGAAAACGAGAGGCAGTAGCTCACGAGGACCCCGACGTCGGCCGAGGTCAGGGAGCCGCCCAGGAGGCCGACGACGCGGTCCCACTCCCGAGAGGCGGGACCGTCCATCTCGACCGTCAGGGGCTTCACAGGGGGCTCCTGGGAGCCCGTAACGACGCCCAGGGTCGGATTCTTCCGGGGTCTTCCTCGACGGGCCATTGCGTCACTCCATTGTCACTGGATTAGGGGCCGTCCGATGGGTCCGACTTACCCCGAAAAACGAGGAAAGCCCCGCCGCGGGCAGGGATGGACGCATCCATACATTAGATACCCCCTACCCGTTGCGGCCGAGCGGGTTGTGGTTTTTCCGCCGGCCGCCGGCCGCCGACCGGGGTCGCCAGGGCCTCTCGATCCGTCCATCCTCGTCGTATGCGCATGTATGCAACAAAGTAGTCGATCCCGGCCGCCTCGGCCGCCGTAATCAACGGGACTGGAGCCGCCTGACCATCGATGGCGACGTGTACCCTGCAGCACTTCGAGCGATCGATCTTGTCCGGCCTCCGCCGGCGACCGCCTACCGGGATCTCCAAGGCGTCCGCCCGGGACCAACCGGCCTGGATCCTGGAGGCGACCGTACTATGGGTCAGGCCGCGCTCCCTGCAGACTTGGTGGAGCGGAGGCAGTCCAGCCTCGACCGTCGACAGGTAGGTCCGCTTGGCGTTGCTCACGATCGACCTCCTCGCTCCGCCTGCAGGGCCGTCTCGCGGATCCGGTGGTGGGCCAGGCAGAGCGACCTGA of Paludisphaera rhizosphaerae contains these proteins:
- a CDS encoding P27 family phage terminase small subunit, whose product is MKPLTVEMDGPASREWDRVVGLLGGSLTSADVGVLVSYCLSFSLVYHTRRALAPPPAPKVDKLGRKLSGKALAKAQAAEAEAPWQMTTVDGKGNPRTNPLVTVLTCATRDLAKFADALGLTPTARARVGAMAAPAEDAFDAWLKANKRG